A window of Borrelia sp. A-FGy1 contains these coding sequences:
- a CDS encoding Dps family protein, whose product MLNHLDYLKIESSDKINLRLQELLAGLHVFYSNLRGIHWNIKDVNFFVIHKRTQKLYEYIAEVIDTLAERSRALGYVSEFRYTEFAKNSFIKELSMESTSSFILSVNSIVSGLSYILKNIFETRGIVDSASDYGTANVLDDIMVSLEKYLWMYKSLLSNCGCPCHEEKESDLCKDKERCDCSLYKDGCCKEKH is encoded by the coding sequence ATGTTAAATCATTTAGATTATTTAAAAATTGAAAGCTCAGATAAAATAAACTTAAGACTTCAAGAGTTATTGGCAGGGCTCCATGTTTTTTATTCTAATTTAAGAGGTATTCATTGGAATATAAAGGATGTTAATTTTTTTGTAATTCATAAAAGAACACAAAAGCTTTATGAATACATTGCAGAAGTTATTGATACTTTAGCTGAGAGATCTAGAGCGTTGGGTTATGTTTCTGAATTTAGATATACTGAATTTGCTAAAAATTCTTTTATTAAGGAACTTAGTATGGAGTCAACCTCAAGTTTTATCCTTTCAGTGAACAGTATTGTAAGTGGTCTTAGTTATATTCTTAAAAATATTTTTGAAACAAGAGGTATTGTTGATAGTGCATCTGATTATGGAACTGCTAATGTTTTAGATGACATTATGGTATCTCTTGAAAAATATTTATGGATGTATAAATCCTTGTTGAGTAATTGTGGATGTCCATGTCACGAGGAAAAAGAAAGTGATTTATGCAAAGATAAGGAAAGATGTGATTGTTCACTTTATAAAGATGGGTGTTGCAAAGAGAAGCATTGA